A window of the Streptomyces sp. NBC_00454 genome harbors these coding sequences:
- a CDS encoding acetyl-CoA acetyltransferase: protein MPGPLSATETTNTAGPGAPPRRRVAVVGVALSDCGRVDGPTPYALHAQAARRALADSGLDRSVIDGVASAGLGILAPVEVAEYLGLRPTWVDSTSVGGSTWEVMAAHAADAIAAGHANAVLLVYGSTARADIKARRRTSNLSFGARGPLQFEVPYGHTLVSKYAMAARRHMHEYGTTLEQLAEVAVQARANAATNPDAMFRDPITVDDVLSSGMIADPFTKLNCCIRSDGGCAVLLAAEDYVPDTAKEPVWILGSGTSVSHTTMSEWEDFTVSPAAVSGRQAFARAGLTPADVDLAEIYDAFTYMTLVTLEDLGFCAKGEGGAFVEKGRLLRDGELPVNTDGGGLSACHPGMRGLFLLVEAVRQLRGEAGEGQVRKRDGALPRVAVASGTGGWFCSSGTVILGRD, encoded by the coding sequence ATGCCTGGACCTCTCTCCGCCACCGAAACCACCAACACCGCCGGCCCCGGGGCCCCGCCCCGCCGCCGGGTCGCCGTCGTGGGCGTCGCCCTCTCGGACTGCGGCCGGGTCGACGGCCCCACCCCGTACGCACTGCACGCGCAGGCCGCCCGCCGCGCCCTGGCCGACTCCGGCCTCGACCGCTCGGTGATCGACGGCGTCGCCTCGGCCGGGCTCGGCATCCTCGCCCCCGTCGAGGTCGCCGAGTACCTCGGCCTGCGCCCCACCTGGGTCGACTCCACCTCGGTCGGCGGCTCCACCTGGGAGGTCATGGCCGCCCACGCCGCCGACGCCATCGCGGCCGGCCACGCCAACGCGGTCCTGCTCGTCTACGGATCCACCGCGCGCGCCGACATCAAGGCCCGCCGCCGGACCTCGAACCTCTCCTTCGGCGCACGGGGACCGCTCCAGTTCGAGGTCCCGTACGGGCACACGCTGGTCTCCAAGTACGCGATGGCCGCGCGCCGCCACATGCACGAGTACGGCACGACGCTGGAGCAGCTCGCCGAAGTGGCCGTCCAGGCACGGGCGAACGCCGCCACCAATCCCGACGCGATGTTCCGCGACCCCATCACGGTCGACGACGTCCTGTCCTCCGGCATGATCGCGGACCCCTTCACCAAGCTGAACTGCTGCATCCGCTCGGACGGGGGCTGCGCGGTGCTGCTCGCCGCGGAGGACTACGTACCGGACACGGCCAAGGAGCCGGTCTGGATCCTCGGCTCGGGCACCTCCGTCTCCCACACCACCATGTCGGAGTGGGAGGACTTCACTGTCTCCCCGGCGGCGGTCTCCGGCCGCCAGGCCTTCGCCCGCGCCGGCCTCACCCCGGCGGACGTGGACCTGGCCGAGATCTACGACGCCTTCACCTACATGACCCTGGTGACCCTGGAGGACCTGGGCTTCTGCGCCAAGGGCGAGGGCGGCGCCTTCGTCGAGAAGGGCCGCCTCCTGCGGGACGGCGAACTCCCGGTCAACACCGACGGCGGCGGCCTGTCCGCCTGCCACCCGGGCATGCGCGGCCTGTTCCTCCTGGTCGAAGCCGTCCGCCAGCTCCGCGGCGAAGCGGGCGAAGGCCAGGTCCGCAAACGCGACGGCGCCCTGCCCCGCGTCGCCGTCGCCTCGGGCACGGGAGGCTGGTTCTGCTCCTCGGGCACGGTCATCCTGGGCCGGGACTGA
- a CDS encoding DUF3515 family protein, which produces MESSVGRRKKALLAGLGVLALAATATYALSGARSVEPGPFARDAHCGRVLAELPDQLLGRDRDSVEGTGAASWGGGAVVLRCGVEPLAPTTDTCMNVNGTDWVLDEERAKHGGPRVLTTYGRAPSVEIAFTQDDLLAGDALVLVDKAVRDIPQQSRCIGLSDT; this is translated from the coding sequence GTGGAAAGTTCGGTGGGCCGGAGGAAGAAGGCCCTCCTGGCCGGTCTCGGGGTGCTCGCGCTGGCCGCCACCGCGACCTACGCCCTTTCGGGCGCCCGGTCCGTGGAGCCGGGTCCCTTCGCCCGCGATGCCCACTGCGGCCGGGTCCTGGCCGAGCTCCCGGATCAACTGCTGGGGAGGGACCGCGACTCGGTGGAGGGGACCGGCGCCGCGAGCTGGGGCGGCGGCGCCGTCGTGCTGCGCTGCGGCGTCGAACCCCTCGCCCCCACGACCGACACCTGCATGAACGTCAACGGCACGGACTGGGTCCTCGACGAGGAGCGGGCCAAGCACGGGGGCCCGCGGGTCCTCACCACCTACGGCCGCGCCCCCTCGGTGGAGATCGCCTTCACCCAGGACGACCTCCTGGCCGGGGACGCCCTGGTCCTCGTCGACAAGGCCGTACGGGACATCCCCCAGCAGTCCAGGTGCATCGGGCTGAGCGATACCTGA
- a CDS encoding pyridoxal 5'-phosphate synthase: MTSTLGDDATSSPSDEFHTMLHSLRVWDGPLPAFDTATAPQEPLALFREWFTHAAKAGQPEPHTMSLATVDADGRPDVRTLMLHEADERGWHFASHSTSAKGRQLAGQPEAALGFYWPAVARQIRIRGRVTACDAAESRADLAVRSRGALASALTGRQSEVLSSPEELARVSAAAWERAGAEPDAPAPTWTRYVLSPTEVEFFQGDATRRHTRLRYVRTPGSPWTRHLLWP; encoded by the coding sequence ATGACGAGCACATTGGGCGATGACGCGACTTCCAGCCCCTCCGACGAGTTCCACACGATGCTGCACTCGCTGCGCGTCTGGGACGGTCCGCTGCCCGCCTTCGACACGGCCACCGCGCCGCAGGAGCCGCTGGCGCTCTTCCGGGAGTGGTTCACGCACGCCGCGAAGGCCGGCCAGCCCGAGCCGCACACGATGAGCCTGGCCACGGTGGACGCCGACGGGCGGCCCGACGTCCGCACGCTGATGCTGCACGAAGCCGACGAACGCGGCTGGCACTTCGCCTCGCACTCCACCAGCGCCAAGGGCCGCCAGCTCGCCGGGCAGCCGGAGGCCGCGCTGGGCTTCTACTGGCCGGCCGTGGCCCGCCAGATCCGCATCCGGGGCCGGGTCACCGCGTGCGATGCGGCGGAGAGCCGCGCCGACCTCGCCGTCCGCTCGCGCGGGGCCCTGGCGTCCGCGCTGACGGGACGGCAGAGCGAGGTGCTGTCCTCCCCGGAGGAGCTGGCCCGCGTCTCGGCGGCGGCCTGGGAGCGGGCGGGCGCGGAGCCGGACGCCCCGGCCCCGACCTGGACCCGGTACGTCCTGTCCCCCACCGAGGTCGAGTTCTTCCAGGGCGACGCGACCCGCCGCCACACCCGACTGCGCTACGTCCGCACCCCCGGGTCCCCCTGGACCCGCCACCTGCTCTGGCCGTAG
- a CDS encoding VOC family protein, protein MAARLVQISMKARDDSALGRFWAKALDWGVDSEAPGVTNLEPVGFAYPDPVAVCIDIVADPEPKTVKNRVHLDLATTSAAHQAELVARLKDLGATFADVGQGEVPWTVMADPEGNEFCVLEPRPVYRDTGPIAAVVVDCADPRASARFWGGAMDWTTYEVTDDQATMRSAQGVGPYLEFLRTPGTKSVWNRVHLDLRPYPGDDPAAEGARLRALGATDPGIDQSALSWTVMADPEGNEFCLLSPL, encoded by the coding sequence ATGGCAGCGCGACTTGTACAGATCAGCATGAAGGCCCGGGACGACTCCGCGCTCGGCCGGTTCTGGGCGAAGGCACTCGACTGGGGTGTCGACAGCGAGGCACCCGGCGTGACCAACCTCGAACCCGTGGGCTTCGCCTATCCCGACCCCGTGGCCGTCTGCATCGACATCGTCGCCGACCCGGAACCCAAGACGGTCAAGAACCGGGTGCACCTCGATCTGGCCACCACCTCGGCCGCCCACCAGGCGGAGTTGGTCGCGCGGCTGAAGGATCTCGGCGCGACGTTCGCGGACGTGGGTCAGGGCGAAGTCCCCTGGACGGTCATGGCCGACCCGGAGGGCAACGAGTTCTGCGTCCTGGAGCCCCGCCCGGTCTACCGGGACACCGGGCCGATCGCCGCGGTGGTGGTCGACTGCGCCGACCCGCGCGCGTCGGCCCGGTTCTGGGGCGGGGCGATGGACTGGACGACGTACGAGGTCACCGACGACCAGGCGACGATGCGCTCCGCGCAGGGCGTCGGCCCCTACCTGGAGTTCCTCCGCACCCCCGGCACCAAGAGCGTGTGGAACCGCGTCCACCTCGACCTCCGCCCCTACCCCGGTGACGACCCGGCAGCGGAGGGGGCCCGGCTGCGCGCCCTGGGCGCCACCGACCCCGGTATCGACCAGTCCGCGCTCTCCTGGACGGTCATGGCCGATCCGGAAGGCAACGAGTTCTGCCTCCTCAGCCCCCTCTGA
- a CDS encoding Zn-ribbon domain-containing OB-fold protein has product MGTGTGAGTGTAATGGAARYDVPEIDDFTRPYWDAAAQGRLLLRRCGECGKAHHYPREFCPACWAGEDRVTWETASGRATLYTWSVIHRNDLPPFGERTPYVAAVVDLAEGPRMMTEVVGTQGADLRVGMDLEVTFREAAEGVWVAVFGVAEPVPKP; this is encoded by the coding sequence GTGGGTACGGGTACGGGTGCGGGTACGGGGACTGCGGCTACGGGCGGTGCGGCGCGTTACGACGTGCCGGAGATCGACGATTTCACCCGGCCCTACTGGGACGCGGCGGCCCAGGGGCGACTGCTGCTGCGCCGCTGCGGGGAGTGCGGGAAGGCGCACCACTACCCGCGGGAGTTCTGCCCCGCCTGCTGGGCGGGCGAGGACCGGGTGACCTGGGAGACGGCGAGCGGCCGGGCCACGCTCTACACCTGGTCGGTGATCCACCGCAACGACCTGCCGCCCTTCGGGGAGCGGACGCCGTACGTGGCGGCGGTGGTGGACCTGGCGGAGGGCCCCCGGATGATGACCGAGGTCGTGGGGACGCAGGGCGCGGACCTGCGGGTGGGCATGGACCTGGAGGTGACCTTCCGCGAGGCGGCGGAGGGGGTCTGGGTGGCGGTGTTCGGGGTGGCGGAGCCGGTGCCGAAGCCCTGA
- a CDS encoding flavin-containing monooxygenase: MSTQPRPVYVIGAGPGGLAVAAALRARGVRVVIVEKSESVGASWRRHYDRLHLHTTRRLSALPGLAMPRRFGRWVARENVVRYLEKYAEFHDLELVTGVEVTRIEPAGPATDGADGSDGSQQTGWTLHATGGRVMTAGAVVVATGFNHTPVIPDWPGRDAYVDTYGGVLAHAADYRNPAPYAGRDVLVVGVGNTGAEIAVDLADGGAARVRLAVRTAPHILRRSTAGWPAQRTGILVRRLPVGLVDRLGAIVGKASVPDLSAYGLPRPTAGLYSRVKQGSIPVQDVGLIDAVRAGRVEPVAAVESFDGAEVVLADGSRITPDVVIAATGYRRALEGLVGDLDVLDERGRPRTHGARTAPHAPGLHFTGFTNPISGMFRELALDARKIAKAVARTLGD, from the coding sequence ATGTCCACCCAGCCCCGCCCGGTCTACGTGATCGGCGCCGGCCCCGGCGGCCTCGCCGTCGCCGCCGCGCTGCGCGCCCGCGGGGTCCGCGTGGTGATCGTGGAGAAGTCCGAGTCGGTCGGCGCCTCCTGGCGGCGGCACTACGACCGGCTGCACCTGCACACCACGCGCCGCCTCTCCGCCCTGCCCGGCCTGGCCATGCCGCGCCGGTTCGGACGCTGGGTCGCGCGCGAGAACGTCGTGCGGTACCTGGAGAAGTACGCCGAGTTCCACGACCTGGAGCTCGTCACCGGCGTCGAGGTGACCCGCATCGAGCCCGCCGGCCCCGCCACGGACGGCGCCGACGGCTCCGACGGCTCCCAGCAGACCGGCTGGACCCTGCACGCCACCGGCGGCCGCGTCATGACCGCCGGGGCCGTCGTGGTGGCCACCGGGTTCAACCACACGCCCGTGATCCCGGACTGGCCCGGCCGGGACGCGTACGTGGACACGTACGGGGGCGTACTCGCGCACGCCGCCGACTACCGCAACCCGGCCCCCTACGCCGGCCGGGACGTCCTCGTCGTCGGCGTCGGCAACACCGGCGCCGAGATAGCCGTCGACCTCGCCGACGGCGGCGCCGCCCGGGTCCGGCTCGCGGTGCGCACGGCCCCGCACATCCTGCGCCGCTCCACCGCCGGCTGGCCGGCCCAGCGCACCGGGATCCTCGTGCGCAGACTTCCCGTCGGGCTCGTCGACCGGCTCGGGGCGATCGTCGGCAAGGCCTCGGTCCCGGACCTGTCCGCGTACGGGCTCCCGCGCCCCACCGCCGGCCTGTACAGCAGGGTCAAGCAGGGCTCGATCCCGGTTCAGGACGTCGGCCTGATCGACGCGGTCCGGGCCGGGCGGGTGGAGCCCGTAGCCGCCGTCGAGTCCTTCGACGGCGCCGAGGTGGTCCTCGCGGACGGTTCGCGGATCACCCCGGACGTGGTGATCGCCGCCACCGGCTACCGCCGCGCCCTGGAGGGCCTGGTCGGCGACCTCGACGTACTGGACGAGCGCGGCCGCCCCCGCACCCACGGCGCCCGGACCGCCCCCCATGCTCCGGGGCTCCACTTCACCGGCTTCACCAACCCGATCAGCGGCATGTTCCGCGAACTGGCCCTGGACGCCCGGAAGATCGCCAAGGCGGTGGCCCGCACCCTCGGCGACTGA
- a CDS encoding acetate--CoA ligase family protein — protein MLGSTHGTLTTDFRARVEACGESPRTAVHSTTAPSAEDTVALDVSGRPLHADAPDLDRFFRPESVAVIGASDAEGRPNTGITRQLIAWAERVGARLHPVHPTRASVFGLPCVASVADLPEQVDLAVLLIADPLPVIEQLAEAKVKFAVAFASGFAETGDEGAAAQARLGAAVRRSGLRLLGPNTNLNAFEEFREDLDGPAIALITQSGHQGRPVYTLQELGIRLSHWAPTGNEADLETSDFISYFAEQPEVGAIACYVEGLKDGRQFLLAADRAARNGVPVVAVKVGRTETGARMAASHTGKLTGADTVVDAAMRQFGVIRVDGLDELQDTAALLARARKPLADGVVVYSISGGTGAHFSDLATEAGLTLPTLSQAKQDELHQWIPEYLGVSNPIDNGGHPVGDWRGRKIIDAILADPSVGVLICPITGPFPPMSDKLAQDLVDAAEQTDKLICVIWGSPVGTEEAYRTTLLGSSRVATFRTFGNCITAVRAYLGHHRFTAAYRSPFDEAPRTLSPSFRKAQALMRPGQQLSEHSAKQLLRAYGIRVPREQLVTSAAAAVRAAGLVGYPVVMKASGPQLAHKTELGLVKIGLTSASQIRDAYRELTDIARYENVPLDGILVCQMVEKGVEMVVGVTQDDLFGPTVTVGLGGVLVEVLHDAAVRVPPFGEDQARAMLMELRGHPLLEGVRGAPPADVDALVEVILRVQRMAMELGDELSELDINPLMVLPRGQGAVALDALAICR, from the coding sequence ATGCTTGGATCTACTCACGGCACCCTCACCACCGACTTCCGCGCACGTGTCGAGGCCTGCGGGGAGAGCCCCAGGACGGCCGTCCACTCCACGACGGCCCCCTCCGCCGAGGACACGGTCGCGCTGGACGTCAGTGGTCGGCCCCTGCACGCCGACGCCCCCGACCTGGACCGGTTCTTCCGGCCCGAGTCCGTGGCCGTCATCGGGGCCTCGGACGCCGAAGGGCGGCCGAACACCGGGATCACCCGGCAGCTCATCGCCTGGGCGGAGCGCGTCGGAGCCCGGCTCCACCCCGTCCACCCCACCCGCGCCAGTGTCTTCGGGCTGCCCTGCGTCGCCTCCGTGGCCGACCTGCCCGAGCAGGTGGACCTCGCCGTCCTGCTCATCGCCGACCCGCTGCCCGTCATCGAGCAACTGGCCGAAGCCAAGGTGAAGTTCGCCGTCGCCTTCGCCTCCGGCTTCGCCGAGACCGGCGACGAGGGCGCCGCCGCCCAGGCCCGCCTCGGCGCAGCCGTCCGGCGCTCGGGGCTGCGCCTGCTCGGCCCCAACACGAACCTCAACGCCTTCGAGGAGTTCCGCGAGGACCTCGACGGCCCGGCCATCGCCCTGATCACCCAGTCCGGCCACCAGGGCCGGCCCGTCTACACCCTCCAGGAGCTGGGCATCCGGCTCTCCCACTGGGCTCCGACGGGCAACGAGGCCGACCTCGAAACCTCCGACTTCATCTCCTACTTCGCCGAGCAGCCCGAGGTCGGAGCCATCGCCTGCTACGTGGAGGGGCTCAAGGACGGCCGCCAGTTCCTGCTCGCCGCCGACCGGGCCGCGCGCAACGGCGTCCCCGTCGTCGCCGTCAAGGTCGGCCGCACCGAGACCGGCGCCCGGATGGCCGCCTCCCACACCGGGAAGCTGACCGGCGCGGACACCGTCGTCGACGCGGCCATGCGCCAGTTCGGCGTCATCCGGGTGGACGGGCTCGACGAGCTCCAGGACACCGCCGCCCTCCTCGCCCGGGCCCGCAAGCCGCTCGCCGACGGGGTCGTCGTCTACTCCATCTCCGGCGGCACCGGCGCCCACTTCTCCGACCTCGCGACGGAGGCGGGCCTCACCCTGCCCACCCTCTCGCAGGCCAAGCAGGACGAGCTGCACCAGTGGATCCCGGAGTACCTCGGCGTCTCCAACCCCATCGACAACGGCGGCCACCCCGTCGGCGACTGGCGCGGCCGCAAGATCATCGATGCGATCCTCGCCGACCCCTCCGTAGGCGTCCTGATCTGCCCGATCACCGGCCCCTTCCCGCCCATGAGCGACAAGCTCGCGCAGGACCTGGTGGACGCGGCCGAACAGACCGACAAGCTGATCTGCGTGATCTGGGGCTCCCCGGTCGGCACCGAGGAGGCCTACCGCACCACCCTCCTCGGCTCCTCCCGCGTCGCGACCTTCCGCACCTTCGGCAACTGCATCACCGCCGTCCGCGCCTACCTCGGCCACCACCGCTTCACCGCCGCCTACCGCTCCCCCTTCGACGAGGCCCCGCGCACCCTGTCCCCGTCCTTCCGCAAGGCCCAGGCGCTCATGCGCCCAGGCCAGCAGCTCAGCGAGCACTCGGCGAAGCAGCTCCTGCGGGCCTACGGGATACGGGTGCCCCGGGAGCAACTGGTGACCAGCGCGGCAGCCGCCGTACGGGCGGCCGGGCTGGTGGGCTACCCGGTGGTCATGAAGGCCTCGGGCCCGCAGCTCGCGCACAAGACGGAGCTGGGCCTGGTCAAGATCGGCCTCACCTCGGCGAGCCAGATCCGCGACGCCTACCGGGAGCTGACCGACATCGCGCGCTACGAGAACGTCCCGCTCGACGGGATCCTCGTCTGCCAGATGGTGGAGAAGGGCGTCGAAATGGTCGTCGGGGTCACCCAGGACGACCTCTTCGGGCCGACGGTGACGGTGGGGCTGGGCGGTGTCCTGGTGGAGGTCCTGCACGACGCGGCGGTCCGGGTGCCGCCGTTCGGCGAGGACCAGGCGCGGGCCATGCTGATGGAGCTGCGCGGGCATCCGCTGCTGGAGGGCGTACGGGGGGCTCCCCCGGCCGACGTCGACGCGCTGGTGGAGGTCATCCTGCGGGTCCAGCGGATGGCGATGGAACTGGGCGACGAGCTGTCGGAGTTGGACATCAACCCCTTGATGGTCCTCCCGCGGGGGCAGGGCGCGGTGGCGCTGGACGCGCTGGCCATCTGCCGCTGA